In Halobaculum sp. XH14, a single genomic region encodes these proteins:
- a CDS encoding acylphosphatase codes for MSDATDDSVDRTRAHVFVSGTVQGVFYRASTRDAARDRGVDGWVRNLDDGRVEAVFEGERPDVATMVEWCHSGSDAAFVEDVEAEYGDPEGESGFHIRR; via the coding sequence ATGAGCGATGCGACAGACGACTCCGTCGACCGCACCCGCGCGCACGTGTTCGTCTCGGGAACCGTCCAGGGCGTCTTCTACCGGGCGAGCACCCGGGACGCCGCACGCGACCGGGGCGTCGACGGCTGGGTCCGGAACCTCGATGACGGCCGGGTCGAGGCCGTCTTCGAGGGCGAGCGTCCGGACGTGGCCACGATGGTCGAGTGGTGTCACTCCGGGAGCGACGCCGCGTTCGTGGAGGACGTCGAGGCGGAGTACGGCGACCCCGAGGGAGAGTCGGGGTTCCACATTCGTCGCTGA
- a CDS encoding efflux RND transporter permease subunit produces the protein MAGLDHERLLERASGLVTDRPGRIIVAFLLVTSVFAVGLGNVSTEAGTSQFAAGIPAEEALSDVQREFGPSFTADTGSTQLIQRNRNVLTKPAMLRMLRTQERIQERDDLRVTGVSSSAAVVARTIDPSATTTEAQIRALERSTPAEVRAAVRENADNPAFTGSVSSDFNRESATASATIGVVSHELPSGLSSGAAAGQGGTSPLTPIQQRIERVVASGGGDITVFGAGILAAEFSQVIVDSLLIVTPAAVVFIIFFLVVAYRDLLDLLLGTVTLLMAVVWTFGFLGLAGIPFNQVMIAVPPLLLAVGIDFGIHVVNRYREDRKDAGVAGAMRVTTRQLLVAFFIVTGTTVIGFLSNFASDLGPIQDFGLVAAVGILFTFLLFGVFLPAAKVWIDRRRDRIPIPTYSQEPLGAEGSRLGWALSGGVTVARKAPVFFLAVMLVGSIAAGGYATGVDTSFTQEDFLPPEETPAYLDSLPEPFAPADYSVVGTLNYLEDNFETTNDGQVTVYVEGRLQRDTSLEEIHRMGSDPPNSFVSEDRQADSTSIVTVIRSHAREDEEFSELVARNDRDGDGIPDEDLGEVYDALLASSAGPEAAQYLAEDRRSARVVYTTKASASQSEITADARGVADRFRGDATATGNTVVFQAVSDLIFQSAVQSLAIALGLTVVFLLLIYRLFEGFASLGLANTVPIVIAVASVAATMRLAGISFNAFTATILSLTIGLGIDYSVHVTHRFIDERREAGLFTALDRTVRGTGGALAGSMITTTTGIGVLVLAVLSILGQFGVLTALSILYSFLASLFVLPSTLVVWDRALGFDPDRPIPKSSSAGDGSPSEESAAASAVD, from the coding sequence ATGGCGGGGTTGGATCACGAACGGCTTCTCGAGCGGGCGAGCGGGCTGGTCACCGACCGTCCCGGCCGGATCATCGTCGCGTTCCTGCTCGTGACGTCAGTGTTCGCGGTGGGACTGGGCAACGTCTCGACCGAGGCCGGCACCTCGCAGTTCGCCGCGGGCATCCCGGCCGAGGAGGCGCTCTCGGACGTCCAGCGCGAGTTCGGCCCCTCGTTCACGGCCGACACCGGCAGCACGCAGCTCATCCAGCGGAACCGGAACGTGCTCACGAAGCCGGCGATGCTTCGGATGTTGCGGACACAGGAACGGATACAGGAACGTGACGACCTGCGCGTCACCGGCGTCTCCAGTTCGGCGGCGGTCGTCGCACGGACCATCGATCCGTCCGCGACGACCACGGAGGCACAGATCAGGGCCCTCGAGCGGTCGACGCCCGCCGAGGTCCGCGCCGCCGTCCGCGAGAACGCGGACAACCCCGCGTTCACCGGATCGGTCTCCTCGGACTTCAACCGGGAGTCGGCGACCGCCTCCGCCACCATCGGCGTCGTGTCACACGAGCTCCCGAGCGGGCTCTCCTCGGGCGCTGCGGCCGGACAGGGTGGGACGAGCCCGCTGACGCCGATCCAGCAGCGGATCGAACGCGTCGTCGCCAGCGGCGGCGGCGACATCACCGTCTTCGGCGCGGGCATCCTCGCGGCGGAGTTCTCACAGGTCATCGTCGACTCGCTGCTCATCGTCACCCCGGCGGCGGTCGTGTTCATCATCTTCTTCCTCGTCGTCGCCTACCGGGACCTGCTCGACCTGCTGCTCGGCACCGTGACGCTGCTGATGGCCGTCGTGTGGACGTTCGGGTTCCTCGGACTCGCGGGCATCCCGTTCAACCAGGTGATGATCGCGGTGCCGCCGCTGTTGCTGGCGGTCGGAATCGACTTCGGCATCCACGTCGTCAACCGGTACCGCGAGGACCGCAAGGACGCCGGCGTCGCCGGCGCGATGAGGGTGACGACGAGACAGCTGCTCGTCGCGTTCTTCATCGTCACCGGGACGACCGTCATCGGTTTCCTCTCGAACTTCGCCTCCGATCTCGGTCCGATCCAGGACTTCGGGCTCGTCGCGGCGGTCGGCATCCTGTTCACCTTCCTGCTGTTCGGGGTGTTCCTCCCCGCCGCGAAGGTGTGGATCGACCGCCGGCGCGACCGGATCCCGATCCCGACGTACAGTCAGGAGCCGCTCGGGGCCGAGGGCTCCCGGCTCGGGTGGGCGCTCTCCGGCGGCGTCACTGTCGCGCGGAAGGCGCCGGTGTTCTTCCTTGCCGTCATGCTCGTCGGCTCGATCGCCGCCGGCGGCTACGCGACCGGCGTGGACACGTCGTTCACCCAGGAGGACTTCCTCCCGCCCGAGGAGACGCCGGCGTATCTCGATTCGCTCCCGGAACCGTTCGCCCCGGCCGACTACTCGGTCGTGGGGACGCTGAACTACCTCGAGGACAACTTCGAGACGACGAACGACGGGCAGGTGACGGTGTATGTCGAGGGACGGTTGCAACGTGACACCTCCCTGGAGGAGATCCACAGGATGGGGAGCGACCCGCCGAACTCGTTCGTCAGCGAGGACCGACAGGCCGACTCCACCTCCATCGTGACGGTGATCCGGTCGCACGCCCGGGAGGACGAGGAGTTCAGCGAACTCGTCGCGCGAAACGACCGCGACGGCGACGGCATCCCCGACGAGGATCTGGGCGAGGTGTACGACGCGCTGCTCGCCTCCTCGGCGGGCCCGGAGGCGGCCCAGTACCTCGCCGAGGACCGCCGGTCCGCCCGCGTCGTCTACACGACGAAGGCGAGCGCGTCACAGAGCGAGATTACGGCCGACGCCCGCGGGGTCGCCGATCGCTTCCGCGGCGACGCGACCGCGACCGGCAACACGGTCGTGTTCCAGGCGGTCTCGGACCTGATCTTCCAGTCGGCGGTCCAGAGTCTGGCCATCGCGCTGGGGCTGACGGTCGTGTTCCTCCTCCTCATCTACCGGCTCTTCGAGGGGTTCGCGTCGCTGGGACTGGCCAACACCGTCCCCATCGTCATCGCGGTGGCGAGCGTCGCGGCCACGATGCGGCTCGCCGGCATCTCGTTCAACGCCTTTACCGCCACGATTCTCTCGCTCACCATCGGGCTGGGCATCGACTACTCGGTCCACGTCACCCACCGGTTCATCGACGAGCGTCGCGAGGCCGGGCTGTTCACCGCGCTCGACCGGACGGTCCGTGGCACCGGCGGCGCGCTGGCCGGCAGCATGATCACGACGACGACGGGAATCGGCGTGCTCGTGCTCGCCGTCCTCAGCATCCTCGGCCAGTTCGGCGTGCTGACGGCGCTGTCGATCCTCTACTCGTTCCTCGCGTCGCTGTTCGTCCTCCCCTCGACGCTGGTCGTCTGGGACCGCGCGCTCGGGTTCGATCCGGATCGCCCGATTCCGAAATCGTCCTCGGCGGGCGACGGCTCGCCGAGCGAGGAGTCCGCTGCTGCTTCCGCCGTGGACTGA
- a CDS encoding COG1361 S-layer family protein: MSRRSIVVCFVVLLVAVPMAVSAVDIRFETSVPEPNVQPGASQELTFQLTNDAYRADDRADTAREVEVTVRGGDTNISVQSGVRSLGTMRDGVPQTVSVQIQVPADIPAGTHELPVRVEYLDADDDRETKTVTVPVRVEERARFVVEDVDTTVPVGGSGTVTVNVTNEGEEAASNAVLAFQSGNADVTFSTSATTRRFVGEWEPNETKSVEVDASVANSAETREYAVDTTVEYEDTDGIAATSQPLSFGLTPLSEQTFGVEGVESTLRVGDDGTMTGTVTNTGERTARNVVVMLETSNPNVSPLETEAAVGDLEPGQSAEFAFDVSVSDSAEAGARQFGLTMQYRDDEGTQRTSESTDVRVEVGEERDEFGVSPVDASFEVGSGGELVLELTNNRETAVSDVSAKLFADAPLSSADDEAFVPELGPGETAEVVFDLSVAGSATDKTYPLSVDFQYETAEGDTRISDAYQVPVEVTEPEGGGLPLPVLGGVAALLVLLGAGVYYRRR, translated from the coding sequence ATGTCCCGCCGCTCCATCGTCGTCTGTTTCGTCGTCCTGCTCGTGGCCGTGCCGATGGCCGTGAGCGCGGTCGACATCCGATTCGAAACGAGCGTCCCCGAACCGAACGTGCAGCCGGGGGCGTCCCAGGAACTCACGTTTCAGCTGACCAACGACGCGTACAGGGCCGACGACCGGGCCGACACCGCACGCGAAGTCGAGGTGACGGTCCGTGGCGGCGACACGAACATCTCCGTGCAGTCGGGGGTTCGGTCGCTCGGAACCATGCGGGACGGCGTCCCGCAGACGGTGAGCGTCCAGATCCAGGTGCCCGCCGACATCCCCGCCGGCACTCACGAACTGCCGGTGAGGGTGGAGTATCTCGACGCGGATGACGACCGCGAGACGAAGACCGTCACCGTCCCGGTCAGGGTCGAGGAGCGCGCACGGTTCGTCGTCGAGGACGTCGACACGACCGTGCCGGTCGGCGGCAGCGGCACCGTCACCGTCAACGTGACCAACGAGGGCGAGGAGGCGGCTTCGAACGCGGTGCTCGCCTTCCAGTCCGGGAACGCCGACGTGACGTTCTCCACCTCCGCGACCACCCGCCGGTTCGTCGGCGAGTGGGAACCGAACGAGACGAAATCCGTCGAGGTCGACGCCTCCGTCGCCAACTCCGCCGAGACGCGCGAGTACGCCGTCGATACCACCGTCGAGTACGAGGACACCGACGGCATCGCGGCCACCTCCCAACCGCTCTCGTTCGGCCTGACGCCGCTGTCCGAGCAGACGTTCGGCGTCGAGGGCGTCGAGAGCACGCTCCGGGTCGGTGACGACGGGACGATGACCGGCACGGTGACGAACACGGGCGAGCGCACCGCCCGGAACGTCGTCGTCATGCTGGAGACCTCGAACCCGAACGTCTCGCCGCTCGAAACCGAGGCCGCGGTCGGCGACCTCGAACCCGGGCAGTCCGCCGAGTTCGCCTTCGACGTCTCGGTGTCCGATTCGGCGGAAGCCGGCGCGCGACAGTTCGGCCTCACGATGCAGTACCGTGACGACGAGGGAACCCAGCGCACGAGCGAGTCGACCGACGTCCGCGTCGAGGTCGGCGAGGAGCGCGACGAGTTCGGCGTCTCGCCGGTCGACGCCAGCTTCGAGGTCGGCTCGGGCGGCGAGCTCGTCCTCGAACTGACGAACAACCGGGAGACGGCGGTCTCGGACGTCTCGGCGAAGCTGTTCGCCGACGCGCCGCTCTCCTCTGCCGACGACGAGGCGTTCGTCCCCGAACTCGGCCCCGGCGAGACGGCGGAGGTCGTCTTTGACCTGAGCGTCGCCGGCTCGGCGACCGACAAGACGTACCCGCTGAGCGTGGACTTCCAGTACGAGACGGCCGAGGGCGACACGCGAATCTCTGACGCCTACCAGGTCCCCGTCGAGGTCACCGAGCCCGAGGGCGGCGGGCTCCCGCTGCCGGTGCTTGGCGGCGTGGCGGCGCTCCTCGTCCTCCTCGGCGCCGGCGTCTACTACAGGCGTCGGTAA